One Neovison vison isolate M4711 chromosome 2, ASM_NN_V1, whole genome shotgun sequence genomic window carries:
- the PDE4B gene encoding cAMP-specific 3',5'-cyclic phosphodiesterase 4B isoform X4 — translation MVPRLLPQRKFLEESYQKLAMETLEELDWCLDQLETIQTYRSVSEMASNKFKRMLNRELTHLSEMSRSGNQVSEYISNTFLDKQNDVEIPSPTQKDREKKKKQQLMTQISGVKKLMHSSSLNNTSISRFGVNTENEDHLAKELEDLNKWGLNIFNVAGYSHNRPLTCIMYAIFQERDLLKTFKISSDTFVTYMMTLEDHYHSDVAYHNSLHAADVAQSTHVLLSTPALDAVFTDLEILAAIFAAAIHDVDHPGVSNQFLINTNSELALMYNDESVLENHHLAVGFKLLQEEHCDIFQNLTKKQRQTLRKMVIDMVLATDMSKHMSLLADLKTMVETKKVTSSGVLLLDNYTDRIQVLRNMVHCADLSNPTKSLELYRQWTDRIMEEFFQQGDKERERGMEISPMCDKHTASVEKSQVGFIDYIVHPLWETWADLVQPDAQDILDTLEDNRNWYQSMIPQSPSPPLDEQNRDCQGLMEKFQFELTLEEEDSEGPDKEGEGHNYFSSTKTLCVIDPDHRDSLGETDGDTGAEDKSPIDT, via the exons TTCAAAAGAATGCTGAACCGGGAGCTGACACACCTCTCAGAGATGAGCCGATCAGGGAACCAGGtttctgaatatatttcaaatacCTTCTTAG ACAAGCAGAATGATGTGGAGATTCCATCTCCAACCCAGAAGGAccgagagaaaaagaaaaagcaacagctCATGACCCAGATAAGCGGCGTGAAAAAACTGATGCATAGTTCGAGCTTGAACAATACAAGCATCTCACGCTTTGGCGTCAACACGGAAAACGAAGATCATCTGGCCAAG GAGCTGGAAGACCTGAACAAATGGGGCCTTAACATCTTCAATGTGGCTGGCTATTCCCACAACAGGCCCCTCACCTGCATCATGTATGCCATATTCCAG GAAAGAGATCTCCTCAAGACATTCAAAATCTCATCTGATACATTTGTAACCTACATGATGACTTTAGAAGACCATTACCATTCTGATGTGGCATATCATAACAGCCTACATGCTGCTGATGTAGCCCAGTCAACCCATGTTCTCCTTTCTACGCCAGCATTAGAT GCTGTCTTCACCGATTTGGAAATTCTGGCCGCCATTTTTGCAGCTGCTATCCATGACGTTGATCACCCTGGAGTCTCCAACCAGTTTCTCATCAACACGA ATTCAGAACTCGCTTTGATGTATAATGATGAATCTGTGTTGGAAAACCATCACCTTGCTGTGGGTTTCAAACTGCTGCAGGAAGAGCACTGTGACATCTTCCAGAATCTCACCAAGAAGCAGCGGCAGACGCTCAGGAAAATGGTTATCGACATG GTGTTAGCAACTGATATGTCCAAACATATGAGCCTGCTGGCAGACCTGAAGACAATGGTAGAAACAAAGAAAGTTACAAGTTCTGGTGTTCTTCTCCTGGACAACTACACGGATCGTATACAG GTCCTTCGCAACATGGTACACTGTGCAGACCTGAGCAACCCCACCAAGTCCTTGGAATTGTATCGGCAATGGACAGACCGCATCATGGAGGAATTTTTCCAGCAGGgggacaaagagagggagaggggaatggaGATTAGCCCCATGTGTGACAAGCATACGGCTTCTGTGGAAAAATCCCAG GTCGGTTTCATCGACTACATCGTACACCCGCTGTGGGAGACCTGGGCAGATCTAGTGCAGCCTGACGCCCAGGACATTCTGGATACTTTAGAAGATAACAGGAACTGGTATCAGAGCATGATACCCCAgagtccctccccaccactggaCGAGCAGAACAGAGACTGCCAGGGTCTGATGGAGAAGTTTCAGTTTGAACTGACCCTTGAAGAGGAGGATTCCGAAGGCCCTGACAAAGAGGGAGAGGGTCATAATTATTTCAGCAGCACAAAGACACTTTGTGTGATCGACCCTGACCATAGGGATTCGCTAGGAGAGACTGATGGAGACACTGGGGCAGAAGACAAGTCCCCGATCGACACATAA
- the PDE4B gene encoding cAMP-specific 3',5'-cyclic phosphodiesterase 4B isoform X3 has translation MILPLNLLGFPGFPGPFRGCSLRTVNSFKGICGLWQGEHSKMPEANYLLSVSWGYIKFKRMLNRELTHLSEMSRSGNQVSEYISNTFLDKQNDVEIPSPTQKDREKKKKQQLMTQISGVKKLMHSSSLNNTSISRFGVNTENEDHLAKELEDLNKWGLNIFNVAGYSHNRPLTCIMYAIFQERDLLKTFKISSDTFVTYMMTLEDHYHSDVAYHNSLHAADVAQSTHVLLSTPALDAVFTDLEILAAIFAAAIHDVDHPGVSNQFLINTNSELALMYNDESVLENHHLAVGFKLLQEEHCDIFQNLTKKQRQTLRKMVIDMVLATDMSKHMSLLADLKTMVETKKVTSSGVLLLDNYTDRIQVLRNMVHCADLSNPTKSLELYRQWTDRIMEEFFQQGDKERERGMEISPMCDKHTASVEKSQVGFIDYIVHPLWETWADLVQPDAQDILDTLEDNRNWYQSMIPQSPSPPLDEQNRDCQGLMEKFQFELTLEEEDSEGPDKEGEGHNYFSSTKTLCVIDPDHRDSLGETDGDTGAEDKSPIDT, from the exons ATGATTTTACCACTGAATCTGCTCGGCTTTCCCGGCTTTCCCGGTCCTTTTCGGGGTTGTTCTCTCAGAACAGTGAATTCTTTCAAAGGGATTTGTGGATTGTGGCAAGGAGAGCATTCCAAAATGCCTGAGGCAAACTATTTGTTATCTGTATCTTGGGGTTACATCAAG TTCAAAAGAATGCTGAACCGGGAGCTGACACACCTCTCAGAGATGAGCCGATCAGGGAACCAGGtttctgaatatatttcaaatacCTTCTTAG ACAAGCAGAATGATGTGGAGATTCCATCTCCAACCCAGAAGGAccgagagaaaaagaaaaagcaacagctCATGACCCAGATAAGCGGCGTGAAAAAACTGATGCATAGTTCGAGCTTGAACAATACAAGCATCTCACGCTTTGGCGTCAACACGGAAAACGAAGATCATCTGGCCAAG GAGCTGGAAGACCTGAACAAATGGGGCCTTAACATCTTCAATGTGGCTGGCTATTCCCACAACAGGCCCCTCACCTGCATCATGTATGCCATATTCCAG GAAAGAGATCTCCTCAAGACATTCAAAATCTCATCTGATACATTTGTAACCTACATGATGACTTTAGAAGACCATTACCATTCTGATGTGGCATATCATAACAGCCTACATGCTGCTGATGTAGCCCAGTCAACCCATGTTCTCCTTTCTACGCCAGCATTAGAT GCTGTCTTCACCGATTTGGAAATTCTGGCCGCCATTTTTGCAGCTGCTATCCATGACGTTGATCACCCTGGAGTCTCCAACCAGTTTCTCATCAACACGA ATTCAGAACTCGCTTTGATGTATAATGATGAATCTGTGTTGGAAAACCATCACCTTGCTGTGGGTTTCAAACTGCTGCAGGAAGAGCACTGTGACATCTTCCAGAATCTCACCAAGAAGCAGCGGCAGACGCTCAGGAAAATGGTTATCGACATG GTGTTAGCAACTGATATGTCCAAACATATGAGCCTGCTGGCAGACCTGAAGACAATGGTAGAAACAAAGAAAGTTACAAGTTCTGGTGTTCTTCTCCTGGACAACTACACGGATCGTATACAG GTCCTTCGCAACATGGTACACTGTGCAGACCTGAGCAACCCCACCAAGTCCTTGGAATTGTATCGGCAATGGACAGACCGCATCATGGAGGAATTTTTCCAGCAGGgggacaaagagagggagaggggaatggaGATTAGCCCCATGTGTGACAAGCATACGGCTTCTGTGGAAAAATCCCAG GTCGGTTTCATCGACTACATCGTACACCCGCTGTGGGAGACCTGGGCAGATCTAGTGCAGCCTGACGCCCAGGACATTCTGGATACTTTAGAAGATAACAGGAACTGGTATCAGAGCATGATACCCCAgagtccctccccaccactggaCGAGCAGAACAGAGACTGCCAGGGTCTGATGGAGAAGTTTCAGTTTGAACTGACCCTTGAAGAGGAGGATTCCGAAGGCCCTGACAAAGAGGGAGAGGGTCATAATTATTTCAGCAGCACAAAGACACTTTGTGTGATCGACCCTGACCATAGGGATTCGCTAGGAGAGACTGATGGAGACACTGGGGCAGAAGACAAGTCCCCGATCGACACATAA